One region of Skermanella mucosa genomic DNA includes:
- a CDS encoding BMP family ABC transporter substrate-binding protein, whose amino-acid sequence MLNRRQFGLSVAGTAAAISVGPTVGRAFAADKLKVGFVYVGPISDHGYSYQHDLGRRHIAEHFGDRIETTYVENVAEGPDTERVINQLAAGGAGLIFTTSFGFMNPTLKVAQRFPKVKFEHATGYKRAANVATYSGRFYEGRTVCGLLAGKMTKSNIIGYIGSFPIPEVVSGINAFTLALRSVNPQAQVRVVWVNSWYDPGKEAAAAKALIDQGADILAQHTDSPAPIQEAEARGIHAFGQSSDMSRFGPKAHLTSIVDDWNPYYQQRVQAVLDGTWKSEDYWGGLATGTVFLPPFNDAVPADVKALGNKAIEDIKSGALHPFTGPIKDQSGKVVIAEGKTATDQEILSMAYYVEGVQGTLPK is encoded by the coding sequence ATGCTCAACAGACGCCAGTTCGGTCTTTCGGTGGCCGGGACCGCCGCAGCCATCAGTGTCGGTCCGACGGTCGGCCGCGCGTTCGCCGCCGACAAGCTGAAGGTCGGCTTCGTCTATGTCGGCCCGATTTCGGATCACGGTTACAGCTATCAGCACGACCTGGGCCGCCGCCACATCGCCGAGCATTTCGGCGACCGCATCGAGACCACCTATGTGGAGAACGTGGCCGAGGGCCCCGACACCGAGCGCGTGATCAACCAACTGGCGGCCGGCGGCGCCGGGCTGATCTTCACGACATCGTTCGGCTTCATGAACCCGACGCTGAAGGTTGCGCAGCGCTTTCCCAAGGTGAAGTTCGAGCACGCGACGGGGTACAAGCGCGCCGCCAACGTGGCGACCTATTCCGGCCGATTTTACGAGGGTCGCACCGTCTGCGGCCTGCTCGCCGGCAAGATGACCAAGTCGAACATCATCGGCTATATCGGGTCCTTCCCGATCCCCGAGGTGGTCAGCGGCATCAACGCCTTCACCCTGGCGCTGCGCAGCGTCAATCCGCAGGCGCAGGTGCGGGTGGTCTGGGTCAACAGCTGGTACGACCCGGGCAAGGAGGCGGCCGCCGCCAAGGCGCTGATCGACCAGGGCGCCGACATCCTGGCCCAGCACACCGACAGCCCGGCGCCGATCCAGGAAGCCGAGGCCCGCGGCATCCATGCCTTCGGCCAGTCGTCGGACATGAGCCGGTTCGGCCCCAAGGCGCACCTGACCTCGATCGTCGACGATTGGAACCCCTACTACCAGCAGCGGGTCCAGGCCGTGCTGGACGGCACCTGGAAGTCGGAGGATTACTGGGGTGGCCTGGCGACCGGGACGGTCTTCCTGCCGCCGTTCAACGACGCCGTCCCGGCGGACGTGAAGGCCCTGGGCAACAAGGCGATCGAGGACATCAAGTCGGGCGCCCTGCATCCCTTCACCGGCCCGATCAAGGACCAGTCCGGCAAGGTCGTGATCGCCGAGGGCAAGACCGCCACCGACCAGGAGATCTTGTCGATGGCCTATTACGTGGAAGGCGTCCAGGGGACCCTGCCCAAGTAA